A stretch of the Elephas maximus indicus isolate mEleMax1 chromosome 3, mEleMax1 primary haplotype, whole genome shotgun sequence genome encodes the following:
- the CDC34 gene encoding ubiquitin-conjugating enzyme E2 R1 has protein sequence MARPLVPSSQKALLLELKGLQEEPVEGFRVTLVDEGDLYNWEVAIFGPPNTYYEGGYFKARLKFPIDYPYSPPAFRFLTKMWHPNIYETGDVCISILHPPVDDPQSGELPSERWNPTQNVRTILLSVISLLNEPNTFSPANVDASVMYRKWKESKGKDREYTDIIRKQVLGTKVDAERDGVKVPTTLAEYCVKTKAPAPDEGSDLFYDDYYEDGEVEEGADSCFGDDEDDSGTEES, from the exons ATGGCCCGGCCGCTGGTGCCCAGCTCGCAGAAGGCGCTGCTGCTGGAGCTCAAGGGGCTGCAGGAGGAGCCGGTCGAGGGCTTCCGGGTGACCCTGGTGGACGAGGGCGACCTGTACAACTGGGAGGTGGCCATCTTCGGGCCCCCCAACACCTACTACGAGGGCGGCTACTTCAAG GCCCGCCTCAAGTTCCCCATCGACTACCCGTACTCGCCTCCGGCATTCCGATTCCTAACCAAGATGTGGCACCCGAACATCTATGAG ACAGGGGATGTGTGCATCTCCATCCTGCACCCCCCAGTCGATGACCCTCAGAGCGGGGAGCTGCCCTCGGAGCGATGGAACCCCACCCAGAATGTCAG GACCATCCTCCTGAGCGTCATCTCCCTCCTCAACGAGCCCAACACCTTCTCGCCAGCCAACGTGGACGCCTCCGTGATGTACAGAAAGTGGAAGGAGAGCAAGGGGAAGGACCGCGAGTATACAGACATCATCCG GAAGCAGGTCCTGGGGACCAAGGTGGACGCGGAGCGAGATGGCGTGAAGGTGCCAACCACGCTGGCTGAGTACTGCGTGAAGACCAAGGCCCCGGCACCAGACGAGGGCTCAGACCTCTTTTACGACGACTACTACGAGGACGGTGAGGTGGAGGAGGGTGCTGACAGCTGCTTCGGGGATGACGAGGACGACTCGGGGACCGAGGAGTCCTGA